ATTATTCCCTTTTATTTACTCTGCCTCCACACGGTTGGAATAAGTTGAAGACAGTACATTTGGCAGTGAGCTTACAAGGACTGTGAGGCCTATAGCAATGtttttgttaatattaataataataataataataataataataatacgttAATTACTTCACAGAGATAGGAATAATTGAGGATGTCAGGCAGGATTCAGACTGAAGTTTGCTGCCCATGCAGTAGCAAGAGGAGACGAGGTcatggagaaagaaagagtgaaATGGACGCACAACGTTACAGCATCACAAgaacattattattactattaactATTGGAGCATTTGAAACGTTACCGGTGACAGGAGTGTCTCCTCCGTTCTTTGGGCTGCTCTCCGCGTTAACGGGAGAAGATGGATACTGAACACTGGCGGGCTGGTTTCTCAGCTTCTTCCCCCGCATCTTCACTTTAGCTGCAGACATTTTCTATAGAAAACAAGAAGGCACGTTTTAAACGCCAGCTGAGCCGACAGTCTTCCTGGTTGCTAATCAAAAAGCTGACACTTCAAACGCCTAGCTAACATTACATGACTTGCCAATATCTgctattgctaacgttagctagctagctactttaCTCCGCGTTTAGCTAGCTGGGATGTTGGTTTAATTAACAACAGCGATACAACATctctaaagaaagaaaagtaaagaCTGGTTACATAGCTCGTGTTCACCTTTAGATTCCCCAGTATGATTGTACGTCAGaaactttgttcaaaatgtgcGTCCCCTCTTTTTCCAGTTTGCTACCACATGTGAGTTTTCTCACGCTGATTGGCGTAATGTTTGCTTCCGGAAACGTAGTGTCATGGGATTTGTAGTATATCAGCGCAACAAAAAGTTATACTATCAACCAAGCTAATTTCTCTTACAGTATGTCCTCTTTGGTCACGACCATggatatttaataataataacaacggGCATGACTAGTCTTGACTTGAGCGTACTATATTTCAATAGTATGCACTCACTCGTGAAATAAATTGGGGGAAAGAAATGTTTTTGCGCGTCTAAAACGTAATTTACAGTAAGGCAGCTCTCGTTACGTCATCCAATGCTCTTGCAGCTTTTCGTTCTCCATAAGCTGTACAGCAGCTCTGTCACAGCAGTTGTTTTGGTCTGGCTTTTGATTACACATATTTCTAATAAAATGGCTGCATTAATCAGGAGGATTATCAGCACAACAAAAGCTCCTGCTGCTATCGGCCCGTACAGGTGAGAATGAGAAGAGCTTTGAAGTCGGAACAAGTTACAACTGGCACGCAGCTGACGCAGTAGTCAAAATAACATTCATAAACCATATTTTAACAGTGTTGGTAAGATGTTTAGATAGTTTTGGCTATTCATATTTTCCCTCAATATAAGCACATAGCATAGTTTAGTGTTTTGTGCTCTGGGGAGTGCAGTGTGTCGTTGGGTAGTAGTTGGAGGTATATATAGGCCAGTAGTTACTCAATGAATGAGACTGGCTTGGGAGCAAAGTACACGTTTTTTGGATTGTACTTTAAACTTTGAAAACCATTGAAAGGCTAAACTATTAAGATCAACAGTAAACTATGCACATAGTTTAGTGTTAAAAGTGTTCTTAATGCAGTTATCCTTATAAGGGAAGTTATACTAAATGTTAGCTTTAGTAtaactttgcattaaaatgtttggtcaaaatgtaggctacagcttcTACACCTGGACTTGCAGTTGTGGAAGCAGTTAAACTATATGAACTCTGGGAGTTGATAAGAAAGAAAGGCAAATCAAATGGTGATATTACAAAGTAcaacaataaatacatacaaagagctttttaattcaattcaattacattttatttagtgtcaaatcacaacaggagttatcttaggacactttacagatagagtaggtctagaccacactataatttacaatgacccaacaatttcccaacAATTTCCCCCATTTAAATGATCCTTTgttcctgtttgtgtgtctcccaGCCAAGCAGTGGTGGTAGACCGGACCATGTACATCTCAGGACAGCTGGGGATGGATCCTGTCAGTGGACAGTTGGTGGAAGGGGGCGTTCAGGCTCAAACCAGACAGGTGCCCCACCATAAAATACCCTcccatcattcattcattcattcataaaccAAGAGCAATGCAAAATTAGAAACTATCGAAGATATTATTTAAGTTGTTTACTGTAATGATGTGGTTGCCTGTTATTCCACTTTATTCTGTTCACTAAGTTTCTCATATTCTATTCATCACGAGGCTGCTACAGTTTGAATACATGCAGTGTATGATTAGAATATGTTATTGAGATCCTTTCTTCAGGAGCTTCATCTCCTTTCATTTTAATCTCATTTCATCACTCTGTCTGCTTGTCTCACAAACGAGCAAATCAAAATTAATGTCTAAAGAACAGAGCACCTTCATTTGGAAATTCTTTTTTCACAGGCTCTTGTAAATATGGGTGAAATCCTTAAAGCAGCTGGGTGTGGTTATGAGAATGGTGAGAAAAGTCCGAAAAGTACTGCATTTTGAATTGGTCACATAGAAGTTTACATGGAGGAGAATTCTTTTATCACAGGTCTTAATATACACTTGTCTTCGTTACCTGCAGTTGTCAAAACCACAGTGCTCTTAGCTGACATGAATGACTTCACCAATGTCAACGACGTTTACAAGCAGTGTAAGTATCATGGATTCACTCATCAGTGGAATTTTGTATTGCTGCTAAAAGCCATGGTAAAATCAAAACATGTTGTAATAGGCCTTGTCAGGACCATCACTTGCATCTGGCAATACAGACTTTGCCACTGGGTGTCAGCACAGTTCAGGGATCCTGCATTAACCAGGCAAACATGCTTGTTACTACTGTAAATACGTGACATTTACTTGGTTGGCTTGAAGGTAAGGTAAaggtaaggtaaaggtactttatttgtcacatacatgtaAGCTTTATATTCATTGAGAAGAGAGTTAACCTTGATTTTGCCTCTTCATATTGTATATATGCCAAGAGAGTGCACTACGCCACGTCCACACGTActagtaaaaaaacaaatattcagaAACAAGCTGACTTTGTCACCACACTGGTACAGGGACTGCCGATGTTTGCTCAGAGTCTCTAAAGCCGGTCCCTCAGCAGAGTGAAacctgagctgctgctgctagtaGTTTAAGCCTTAAAGTAAATGTCAGACAACATGCCACATCTGATGCTCCAGAGACACCCAGAAATCCTTTAACTGTAATTACAAAGCCTGCATGGGAACCCAGAAATATTTAATTACATGTACCATATGTACCAGTGTCATTTGAagtagtttatatatatatatatatatatatatatatatatatatatatatatatttatatatatttttatatatatatatatatatatatatatatatatatatatattttatatatatatatatatatatatatatatatatatatatatatatatatatatatatatatatatatatatatatatatatatatttttatatatattttttttttatatatatatatatatatatatatatatatatataaaaacaaaatgaatggttTGGATTTTCTACTGATGAAGTAGAGTTTCTGTAGTGGGGCCGTTAGCTGTGTCCCAGTTCCAACTATCTTATAATCTTataaactatatattatataatattacagTGTTATGTGTGTGCAGAGAAATCAATGTACTTTGAAAAGCTTTTGCTAATTCACCCATGCTGTTAATGTTGCCTCAAAACACATAATTTCCTCTGTACAAGAGGATTTCTTTTTTAGTTAACATCTACCAGACACTCAATGTCAGGAACAACAAGTACAAAAGCTTTCATAAACTGGATGTAGGTTTAGAAACAAAAATACCCTTTTCACTGCCTGTCTCAGCagggaaagcacaggtgtaaataataaccGTAACGATTGTTTGTGCACACTCACtgggacaatggagcggagCCCCTAATTAGTGTTATgagttacacctgtgctttcctTGCTGACAGTCAAATATCTGTGATGAAAATGGATTTTTACTTTATATTAGTCAGTGGCAGAAAGTAGAAAAATAAGCATTTCATATCATCATGTTGcttattaaagtgcccatattatgaaaaaaacactttttctgggatttgaggtgttattttgtgtctctggtgcttccacacgcatacaaactttgaaaataatccatccatggtgttctgagtgagatacggtttctgaatgtgtcctgccttcagtctcctggtgagctggtcaaaatctgcacggctttctatgTCACAAGCCGAAACAAGGGggctagggggctaaccgttagcatgctagctcgttctcaatggcaaaacactgctacaa
This window of the Perca flavescens isolate YP-PL-M2 chromosome 6, PFLA_1.0, whole genome shotgun sequence genome carries:
- the LOC114557398 gene encoding 2-iminobutanoate/2-iminopropanoate deaminase isoform X1, yielding MLLQLFVLHKLYSSSVTAVVLVWLLITHISNKMAALIRRIISTTKAPAAIGPYSQAVVVDRTMYISGQLGMDPVSGQLVEGGVQAQTRQALVNMGEILKAAGCGYENVVKTTVLLADMNDFTNVNDVYKQFFSTNYPARAAYQVAALPRGGLVEIEAVAALGPLTDAS
- the LOC114557398 gene encoding 2-iminobutanoate/2-iminopropanoate deaminase isoform X2, encoding MLLQLFVLHKLYSSSVTAVVLVWLLITHISNKMAALIRRIISTTKAPAAIGPYSQAVVVDRTMYISGQLGMDPVSGQLVEGGVQAQTRQALVNMGEILKAAGCGYENVVKTTVLLADMNDFTNVNDVYKQCIPRKV